A DNA window from Streptomyces canus contains the following coding sequences:
- a CDS encoding AAA domain-containing protein produces MTTRTFDPGAEAARATDAILRDTLHGTHRGVVVDSPPGAGKSTLVVRAALELADAGRSLMVVAQTNAQVDDLVLRLAEKNPELPVGRLHSSDADPYDKALDALANVRKSAKAGDLTGLPVVISTAAKWGHVKVDEPWAHAIVDEAYQMRSDALLAVAGLFERALFVGDPGQLDPFAIVGSEQWAGLSYDPSASAVTTLLAHNPELPQHRLPVSWRLPASAAPLVSDAFYPYTPFRSGTDHGDRRLTFGVPSDGSGPDRVIDAAAESGWGLLELPARHTPRTDPEAVRAVATVVRRLLDRGGAATSERSPDPAPLTADRIAVGTAHRDQAAAVRAALADLGVMDVTVDTANRLQGREYDVTVVLHPLSGRPDATAFHLETGRLCVLASRHRHACVVVCRAGVSELLDDYPSTEPVQLGTLVKFPDGWEANHAVLARLAEHRVAWRP; encoded by the coding sequence GTGACCACCCGGACCTTCGACCCCGGTGCCGAAGCCGCCCGCGCCACCGACGCGATCCTCCGCGACACCCTGCACGGCACCCACCGAGGTGTCGTCGTCGACTCCCCGCCCGGCGCCGGCAAGTCCACCCTCGTCGTCCGTGCCGCGCTGGAACTGGCCGACGCGGGGCGCTCCCTGATGGTCGTGGCGCAGACGAACGCCCAGGTGGACGATCTGGTCCTGCGGCTCGCCGAGAAGAATCCCGAACTGCCGGTCGGGCGGCTGCACAGCAGTGACGCCGACCCGTACGACAAGGCGCTGGACGCGCTGGCGAACGTACGGAAGTCGGCGAAGGCGGGTGATCTGACCGGGCTGCCCGTGGTGATCTCCACGGCCGCCAAGTGGGGGCATGTGAAGGTCGACGAGCCGTGGGCGCACGCGATCGTGGACGAGGCGTACCAGATGCGCTCGGACGCGCTGCTGGCGGTGGCGGGGCTGTTCGAGCGGGCGTTGTTCGTGGGCGACCCCGGGCAGCTGGACCCGTTCGCGATCGTGGGCAGCGAGCAGTGGGCGGGGCTGTCGTACGACCCCTCGGCCTCGGCGGTGACGACCCTGCTGGCCCACAACCCGGAGCTGCCCCAGCACCGCCTGCCGGTGTCCTGGCGGCTGCCCGCCTCGGCCGCGCCCCTGGTCTCGGACGCCTTCTACCCGTACACGCCCTTCCGCAGCGGCACGGACCACGGCGACCGCCGGCTCACCTTCGGCGTCCCCTCTGACGGCTCGGGCCCGGACCGGGTGATCGACGCGGCGGCGGAGTCCGGCTGGGGCCTGCTGGAGCTGCCCGCGCGGCACACTCCGCGCACGGACCCCGAGGCGGTACGGGCCGTCGCGACCGTCGTGCGACGGCTGCTGGACCGGGGCGGGGCGGCCACGTCGGAGCGCTCGCCGGACCCCGCGCCGCTCACCGCCGACCGCATCGCCGTGGGCACGGCCCACCGCGACCAGGCGGCGGCCGTCCGCGCGGCGCTCGCCGACCTCGGCGTCATGGACGTCACCGTCGACACCGCGAACCGTCTTCAGGGCCGCGAGTACGACGTCACGGTCGTCCTCCACCCCCTCTCCGGCCGCCCCGACGCCACCGCCTTCCATCTGGAGACGGGCCGCCTGTGCGTCCTGGCCTCCCGACACCGCCACGCGTGCGTCGTGGTGTGCCGCGCGGGCGTGAGCGAGCTCCTGGACGACTACCCGTCGACGGAGCCGGTCCAGCTGGGGACGCTGGTGAAGTTTCCGGACGGCTGGGAGGCGAACCACGCGGTACTGGCACGGCTGGCGGAGCACCGGGTGGCCTGGCGACCGTGA
- a CDS encoding bifunctional DNA primase/polymerase has protein sequence MSTRDEPLSDTRFDVSGVTAEGAAWLASAGTYPRSTLALWEERPAAPVVLPCGTAFDVVSAPAIFGRRMLDRLWEEGPGSGPVATLRARMLLFAAPGTAQRLPSLLRWEEIGRTAAIPPLLCHGIGDAVTVPAPLSAPESTPTSRWLVAPDTRHPWLPGPEILLWAAVRAARAAVRISIFPPADQDAKVYDVSRRR, from the coding sequence ATGAGCACTCGCGACGAACCGCTCTCCGACACACGCTTCGACGTCTCCGGCGTCACCGCGGAGGGAGCCGCCTGGCTCGCCTCGGCGGGCACGTACCCGCGCAGCACCCTCGCGCTGTGGGAGGAGCGCCCCGCGGCCCCGGTCGTTCTGCCCTGCGGCACCGCCTTCGACGTGGTGAGCGCCCCCGCGATCTTCGGACGCCGGATGCTCGACCGGCTCTGGGAGGAGGGGCCGGGCTCGGGGCCGGTGGCGACACTCCGGGCGCGAATGCTGCTGTTCGCGGCGCCCGGCACGGCTCAGCGGCTGCCGTCGCTGTTGCGGTGGGAGGAGATCGGCCGTACGGCCGCGATCCCGCCGCTGCTGTGCCACGGCATCGGCGACGCGGTCACCGTCCCGGCCCCGCTGAGCGCCCCGGAATCCACGCCGACCTCCCGCTGGCTGGTCGCCCCCGACACCCGCCACCCCTGGCTGCCGGGCCCGGAAATCCTGCTCTGGGCGGCGGTACGAGCGGCTCGCGCCGCCGTGCGGATATCGATTTTTCCCCCCGCCGATCAGGATGCTAAGGTCTACGACGTCAGCAGGCGCCGCTAG
- a CDS encoding M6 family metalloprotease domain-containing protein, with protein MPRPFPRTLPRPRLRSTAAVFTTMAALASTSLVTGPSAAEPFSSEPCTLERTEAHHSEGLDTWNTAYPRPARALDAVMVFLSFPDASPVTAPAQLAADHFPATTRFFQHASYGRFTLRPHPLRHWIRMPRPSTAYAIQRDWSAADRGAYLRDALAAADGQVDFSRYDVVYFVADPDAPGVDSDATKVVNLDVPLRADGTDIRRVVTVFEKHPPDRLVLAHETGHVFDLPDLYHRPMDGKGDWDTYVGDWDLMGSQFGLAPDLFAWHKWKLGWLERRQVVCVRGPKPTRLTLEPLGAGPGNAGIFGPGRGTKLAVVRTGADSALAFEGRAAMGDDAAACRQGVLIYRVHSGAASGGGPIQVIDAHPRTEACWENSVYPPLADAPVDIGETFTVPGEHVRVKVTGRTATGAWHVEIALG; from the coding sequence TTGCCGCGCCCGTTTCCGCGCACACTCCCGCGCCCCCGACTGCGCAGCACCGCCGCCGTGTTCACCACCATGGCGGCCCTCGCCTCCACCTCCCTCGTCACCGGCCCCTCGGCCGCCGAACCCTTCTCGTCCGAGCCCTGCACCCTGGAGCGCACCGAGGCCCACCACTCGGAGGGCCTCGACACCTGGAACACCGCCTATCCGCGCCCGGCCCGCGCCCTCGACGCGGTCATGGTCTTCCTGTCCTTCCCGGACGCCTCGCCGGTGACCGCCCCCGCCCAGCTGGCCGCCGATCACTTCCCGGCCACCACCCGCTTCTTCCAGCACGCCTCCTACGGCCGCTTCACCCTGCGCCCGCACCCGCTGCGGCACTGGATCCGGATGCCGCGCCCGTCGACGGCCTACGCCATACAGCGCGACTGGAGCGCCGCGGACCGGGGGGCCTACCTGCGCGACGCGCTCGCCGCGGCCGACGGGCAGGTCGACTTCTCGCGCTATGACGTCGTCTACTTCGTCGCCGACCCGGACGCGCCCGGCGTCGACTCGGACGCCACGAAGGTCGTCAACCTGGACGTACCGCTGCGCGCCGACGGCACGGACATCCGCCGGGTGGTCACCGTCTTCGAGAAGCACCCGCCGGACCGCCTGGTCCTGGCCCATGAGACGGGGCATGTGTTCGACCTGCCGGATCTCTACCACCGGCCGATGGACGGCAAGGGCGACTGGGACACCTATGTCGGTGACTGGGACCTGATGGGCAGCCAGTTCGGGCTCGCCCCGGATCTGTTCGCCTGGCACAAGTGGAAGCTGGGCTGGCTGGAGCGGCGGCAGGTGGTGTGCGTACGGGGGCCGAAACCGACGCGGCTGACGCTGGAGCCGCTGGGGGCCGGTCCTGGCAACGCCGGGATCTTCGGGCCCGGTCGCGGCACCAAGCTCGCGGTCGTGCGTACCGGGGCCGACAGTGCGCTCGCCTTCGAGGGACGCGCGGCGATGGGCGACGACGCGGCGGCCTGCCGGCAGGGTGTACTGATCTACCGCGTCCACAGCGGCGCCGCGTCCGGCGGCGGCCCGATCCAGGTGATCGACGCCCACCCCCGTACCGAGGCCTGCTGGGAGAACTCCGTCTACCCACCCCTCGCGGACGCCCCCGTCGACATCGGCGAGACCTTCACGGTCCCGGGCGAGCACGTACGCGTGAAGGTGACCGGACGAACGGCCACCGGGGCGTGGCACGTGGAGATCGCGCTCGGGTGA
- a CDS encoding putative bifunctional diguanylate cyclase/phosphodiesterase has translation MNGTSEGPAPAADPDGSAVTESDITTPARTEPPTHRAAFEAAPLAMAVVDREGTVVDANPAFGELLGAVPEELAGAQAADLVDLTSDARTWHSYREVLRGRQAKLRCKRRLKHPDGHSVWAQITITPLAEGSQGSPGVLLSVADITARRELQARLRHLQMHDPVTRLPNRTLFFERLTAALEPESYEQGGTGRIGLCYLDLDGFQAVNDTLGHRVGDRLLAAVAERLTRCADEAGQGRATAPLVARLGGDEFALLVEDSTGTEQLADLAESLLKAVQAPFDVSGNRMSVSASIGVVERRAEGTSATCLMQAADTTLYWAKADGRDRWTLFDPERNAHRMTRQALASTLRPAIERGEFQLEYQPLVSMEDGRLRGVEALVRWNHPQFGMLTPNRFIALAEEDGSIVPLGRWILDTACRQARSWQLDHPDEPPIFVSVNVAVRQVWDSDLVADVAKTLAETGLAPHLLQLELTESAVMGSAGRPLQALQALSDMGVGIAIDDFGTGYSNLAYLSRLPVSVLKLDGSFVRGFQYEGEGVPPNPADEVVVEAMIQLAHRLGLTVTAECVETSAQATRLRRIGCDTGQGWLYSRPVSPDRISGLMGVKA, from the coding sequence GTGAACGGAACGTCCGAAGGGCCGGCGCCCGCGGCAGACCCCGACGGGTCGGCCGTAACAGAGAGTGATATCACGACACCTGCTCGCACGGAGCCCCCGACGCACCGTGCCGCGTTCGAGGCGGCGCCGCTGGCCATGGCCGTAGTGGACCGCGAGGGCACGGTCGTCGACGCCAATCCCGCCTTCGGCGAGCTGCTCGGCGCCGTACCGGAGGAGTTGGCCGGGGCCCAGGCCGCCGACCTGGTGGATCTGACCTCGGACGCCCGCACCTGGCATTCCTACCGCGAGGTGCTGCGCGGCCGGCAGGCGAAGCTGCGCTGCAAGCGGCGGCTCAAGCATCCCGACGGGCACTCGGTGTGGGCGCAGATCACGATCACGCCGCTGGCCGAAGGCTCCCAGGGGTCCCCCGGCGTCCTGCTGTCCGTCGCCGACATCACGGCCCGTCGTGAACTCCAGGCCCGGCTGCGGCACTTGCAGATGCACGACCCGGTGACGCGGCTCCCCAACCGCACGCTGTTCTTCGAGCGGCTGACGGCCGCGCTGGAGCCGGAGTCGTACGAGCAGGGCGGCACGGGCCGGATCGGGCTGTGCTATCTGGACCTCGACGGGTTCCAGGCCGTCAACGACACCCTCGGCCACCGGGTCGGCGACCGGCTGCTGGCCGCCGTCGCCGAGCGGCTCACGCGCTGCGCGGACGAGGCCGGCCAGGGGCGGGCGACCGCTCCCCTGGTGGCGCGGCTGGGCGGTGACGAGTTCGCGCTGCTCGTCGAGGACTCCACCGGCACCGAACAGCTCGCCGACCTCGCCGAGTCCCTGCTGAAGGCCGTCCAGGCGCCCTTCGACGTCTCCGGCAACCGGATGTCGGTGTCGGCGTCGATCGGGGTCGTCGAGCGGCGGGCGGAGGGCACCTCGGCGACGTGTCTGATGCAGGCCGCCGACACCACGCTGTACTGGGCCAAGGCGGACGGCCGGGACCGCTGGACGCTCTTCGACCCCGAGCGCAACGCCCACCGCATGACGCGCCAGGCCCTGGCCTCCACGCTCCGTCCCGCCATCGAGCGCGGCGAGTTCCAGCTGGAGTACCAGCCGCTGGTGAGCATGGAGGACGGTCGGTTGCGCGGGGTCGAGGCGCTGGTGCGCTGGAACCACCCGCAGTTCGGGATGCTGACGCCGAATCGGTTCATCGCACTGGCCGAGGAGGACGGCTCGATCGTCCCGCTCGGCCGCTGGATCCTCGACACCGCCTGCCGCCAGGCCCGTTCATGGCAGCTCGACCACCCCGACGAGCCGCCGATCTTCGTCAGCGTCAATGTGGCGGTCCGTCAGGTCTGGGACTCCGACCTGGTCGCGGACGTGGCGAAGACCCTCGCGGAGACCGGCCTGGCGCCCCATCTCCTCCAGCTCGAACTCACCGAGTCGGCGGTGATGGGTTCGGCGGGCCGCCCGCTCCAGGCCCTCCAGGCGCTGAGCGACATGGGCGTCGGCATCGCGATCGACGACTTCGGCACGGGCTACTCGAACCTCGCCTATCTCAGCCGCCTGCCGGTCTCCGTCCTGAAGCTGGACGGCTCCTTCGTGCGCGGCTTCCAGTACGAGGGCGAGGGCGTCCCCCCGAACCCGGCCGACGAGGTCGTCGTCGAGGCGATGATCCAGCTCGCCCACCGCCTCGGCCTCACCGTCACCGCGGAGTGCGTCGAGACCTCGGCCCAGGCCACCCGGCTGCGCCGGATCGGCTGCGACACCGGCCAGGGCTGGCTGTACTCGCGGCCGGTGTCGCCGGATCGTATCTCCGGGCTGATGGGCGTGAAGGCCTAG
- a CDS encoding LLM class flavin-dependent oxidoreductase, with translation MSRRHPTVAEDEIRGTAQGTAPVPLSVLDLVTVGAGRTATDALRTSVAIAKLTESRGFHRYWVAEHHSMPGVASSSPAVILAHLAAHTTRIRLGSGGVMLPNHAPLVIAEQFGTLEAMAPGRIDLGLGRAPGTDGATAAALRRADSLHEGADDFPEQLAELTRFLDDDFPDGHPYRRIHAVPGPVQATSPGGVQSPHRPPLWLLGSSGFSARLAGSLGLPFAFAHHFSAQNTIPALDLYRESFRPSAVLDEPYALIGVSALATDDEKEARRQVRAAALSMIRLRTGRPGLVPTPEEAEAHEFSPMEEEFASSWNANVIHGTADEVRSGLDDLHKRTGADELMLTGNAHGGDVRLRSYELVADAYGLPTTR, from the coding sequence ATGAGCAGGAGGCACCCCACCGTGGCGGAAGACGAGATCCGAGGTACTGCACAGGGCACCGCCCCCGTACCTCTCTCGGTACTCGACCTGGTCACCGTCGGCGCCGGACGCACGGCCACCGACGCCCTGCGCACCAGCGTCGCCATCGCCAAGCTCACCGAGTCCCGCGGCTTCCACCGCTACTGGGTCGCCGAGCACCACTCCATGCCGGGCGTGGCGTCCTCGTCCCCCGCGGTGATCCTCGCCCACCTCGCCGCCCACACCACCCGCATCCGGCTCGGCTCGGGCGGCGTCATGCTCCCCAACCACGCCCCGCTGGTGATCGCGGAGCAGTTCGGCACGCTGGAGGCGATGGCCCCGGGACGGATCGACCTGGGCCTCGGACGGGCGCCCGGCACGGACGGCGCCACCGCCGCGGCCCTGCGCCGCGCCGACAGCCTGCACGAGGGCGCCGACGACTTCCCCGAGCAGCTCGCCGAGCTCACCCGCTTCCTGGACGACGACTTCCCCGACGGCCACCCCTACCGCCGTATCCACGCCGTACCCGGCCCCGTCCAGGCGACCTCACCCGGCGGCGTCCAGTCCCCGCACCGCCCGCCGCTCTGGCTGCTGGGCTCCTCCGGCTTCAGCGCCCGGCTGGCCGGCTCCCTCGGCCTGCCCTTCGCCTTCGCGCACCACTTCTCGGCGCAGAACACCATCCCGGCCCTGGACCTGTACCGCGAGTCCTTCCGGCCCTCCGCGGTCCTCGACGAGCCGTACGCCCTCATCGGAGTCTCCGCCCTCGCCACCGACGACGAGAAGGAGGCCCGCCGCCAGGTCCGCGCCGCCGCGCTCAGCATGATCCGGCTGCGCACCGGCCGCCCCGGCCTGGTCCCCACCCCCGAGGAGGCGGAGGCCCACGAATTCAGCCCGATGGAGGAGGAGTTCGCGAGCTCCTGGAACGCCAACGTCATCCACGGCACCGCCGACGAGGTCCGCTCCGGCCTCGACGACCTCCACAAGCGCACCGGCGCCGACGAGTTGATGCTCACGGGCAACGCGCACGGCGGTGACGTACGCCTGCGCTCCTACGAGCTCGTCGCGGACGCCTACGGACTGCCCACGACCCGCTAG
- a CDS encoding maleate cis-trans isomerase family protein, giving the protein MTALGFLYPGHSAEDDYPRIEQLLGSDIRLDVVHTDIGTDAHRVDALLEMGSAERLAAGVEGLRMSGAESVVWACTSGSFVYGWEGAHEQVRTLALAAGMPASSTSFAFVHAAQEIGAGRVAVAATYPDDVAGLFAEFLRAGGVEVLQVRGAGIITAAEVGTWGEEEVFALAREADSPDAEAVLLPDTALHTASHIPALEKELGKPVLTANQVTVWEGLRLTDRRVNASALGALFTREPIVQV; this is encoded by the coding sequence ATGACCGCTCTCGGATTCCTCTACCCGGGCCACTCCGCCGAGGACGACTATCCGCGCATCGAACAGCTCCTGGGCAGCGACATCCGCCTGGACGTCGTCCACACCGACATCGGCACCGACGCGCACCGCGTGGACGCCCTCCTGGAGATGGGCTCGGCCGAACGGCTCGCCGCGGGCGTCGAGGGACTGCGCATGTCGGGCGCCGAGTCCGTCGTCTGGGCCTGCACCAGCGGCAGTTTCGTCTACGGCTGGGAGGGCGCCCACGAGCAGGTGCGCACCCTCGCCCTCGCGGCCGGCATGCCCGCGTCCTCGACGTCGTTCGCCTTCGTGCACGCGGCCCAGGAGATCGGGGCCGGGCGGGTGGCGGTCGCGGCGACCTACCCGGACGACGTGGCGGGCCTGTTCGCGGAGTTCCTGCGGGCGGGCGGAGTCGAGGTCCTCCAGGTCCGCGGCGCCGGGATCATCACCGCCGCGGAGGTCGGCACCTGGGGCGAGGAGGAGGTCTTCGCGCTGGCCCGGGAGGCCGACTCACCGGACGCCGAGGCGGTGCTCCTCCCGGACACGGCCCTCCACACGGCCAGCCACATCCCGGCCCTGGAGAAGGAGCTCGGCAAACCGGTCCTCACCGCGAACCAGGTCACGGTCTGGGAGGGGCTGCGGCTGACGGACCGCCGGGTGAACGCTTCGGCCCTGGGGGCGCTGTTCACCAGGGAGCCGATCGTCCAGGTGTGA
- a CDS encoding maleate cis-trans isomerase family protein, translated as MDVSFLGGPRPQRGVGVVAPFDFALDRELWRWVPDEISLHLTRTPYVPVEVSLDLARLVSEHETLHEAVRTLNAIAPEVVAYACTSGSFVGGIAGERAMCAAMTRAGAVPSLTTSGALLDALAELGVRRVALVTPYTVSVTRSLEEYVAEAGVSVTGCAYMGLTRHIWKVPYRQVSEMAHKAVRGDAQALFISCTNLPTYDVIPQLEAELRIPVISANQVTMWAALRRLGTRAVGPYQALIDPAARCGPVRPEIPGLPEVRGLPDEEQQQEGWT; from the coding sequence ATGGACGTTTCTTTTCTAGGTGGTCCGCGCCCCCAGCGCGGTGTCGGTGTCGTCGCCCCCTTCGACTTCGCGCTGGATCGCGAGCTGTGGCGGTGGGTCCCCGACGAGATCTCGCTCCATCTGACCCGCACCCCGTACGTTCCCGTCGAGGTCAGCCTCGACCTGGCCCGTCTGGTCAGCGAGCACGAGACCCTGCACGAGGCGGTGCGCACGCTCAACGCCATCGCCCCCGAGGTGGTCGCCTACGCCTGCACCTCCGGCAGCTTCGTCGGCGGGATCGCCGGGGAACGCGCCATGTGCGCGGCCATGACCAGGGCGGGCGCGGTCCCGTCGCTGACCACGTCCGGCGCCCTCCTGGACGCCCTCGCCGAACTCGGCGTCCGCCGGGTGGCGCTGGTGACGCCGTACACGGTGTCGGTGACCAGGTCGCTGGAGGAGTACGTCGCCGAGGCGGGCGTCTCGGTCACCGGATGCGCCTACATGGGCCTGACCCGGCACATCTGGAAGGTGCCTTACCGCCAGGTCTCCGAGATGGCCCACAAGGCCGTACGGGGCGACGCCCAGGCGCTGTTCATCAGCTGCACCAACCTGCCGACGTACGACGTCATCCCGCAACTGGAAGCGGAACTGCGCATACCAGTGATCTCGGCCAACCAGGTGACGATGTGGGCCGCGCTGCGCCGACTGGGTACCCGAGCCGTGGGACCGTACCAGGCGCTGATCGATCCGGCGGCGAGGTGCGGCCCCGTGCGCCCGGAGATTCCGGGACTGCCGGAAGTCCGGGGCCTGCCGGACGAAGAGCAGCAGCAGGAAGGCTGGACATGA
- a CDS encoding D-2-hydroxyacid dehydrogenase, with amino-acid sequence MSVPTLLVLDADPLPRLGTLTGRARIEHADGTTLAERLPSADVLLVWDFTSTAVRDAWPGEGPRPRWVHTASAGVDHLMCPQLAVSDTVVTNARGVFDQPIAEYVAALVLTMAKDLPRTLELQREGVWRHRESQRVAGTRACVVGSGPIGRAIVSTLKALGVTTALVGRRSRTGIHGPDDLDRLMARADWVIAAAPLTADTHGMFDARRFGMMQPSARFINIGRGQLVVEDALVEAVSKRWIAGAALDVFDTEPLPSDSPLWQVPGLIVSPHMSGDTVGWRDELGTQFLQLYDRWEAGRSLPNVVDKQRGYVPGH; translated from the coding sequence ATGTCCGTCCCCACCCTTCTCGTCCTTGACGCCGACCCCCTGCCCCGGCTCGGAACGCTCACCGGCCGGGCCCGGATCGAGCACGCGGACGGGACCACGCTCGCCGAGCGGCTGCCGTCCGCCGACGTGCTGCTGGTCTGGGACTTCACCTCGACCGCGGTGCGTGACGCGTGGCCGGGCGAGGGCCCGCGGCCGCGCTGGGTGCACACGGCGAGCGCGGGCGTGGACCATCTGATGTGCCCGCAACTCGCCGTCTCCGACACCGTGGTGACCAACGCCCGCGGGGTCTTCGACCAGCCGATCGCCGAGTACGTCGCCGCGCTGGTCCTGACGATGGCGAAGGACCTGCCCCGGACGCTGGAGCTGCAGCGGGAGGGCGTGTGGCGGCACCGGGAGTCCCAGCGGGTGGCCGGGACCCGTGCCTGTGTGGTTGGTTCCGGGCCCATCGGCCGGGCGATCGTGAGCACCCTCAAGGCGCTCGGTGTCACCACCGCCCTCGTCGGCCGGCGTTCCCGCACCGGGATCCACGGCCCCGACGACCTCGACCGTCTGATGGCCCGCGCCGACTGGGTGATCGCGGCCGCCCCGCTCACCGCGGACACACACGGCATGTTCGACGCCCGCCGCTTCGGGATGATGCAGCCCTCCGCGCGGTTCATCAACATCGGCCGGGGCCAGCTGGTCGTCGAGGACGCGCTGGTGGAGGCGGTGTCCAAGCGGTGGATCGCCGGGGCCGCCCTCGATGTGTTCGACACCGAACCGCTGCCGTCCGACAGTCCGTTGTGGCAGGTGCCGGGCCTGATCGTGTCCCCGCACATGAGCGGTGACACGGTCGGCTGGCGCGATGAACTCGGCACGCAGTTCTTGCAGTTGTACGACCGCTGGGAGGCGGGCAGATCACTGCCGAACGTGGTCGACAAGCAACGCGGGTACGTGCCGGGGCACTGA
- a CDS encoding amidase gives MQDLTELTAIQLVEGYRKGEFSPVEATRAALDRAERIQPEVNAFVRLTGEEALAQARASADRWRRGEPSGAVDGVPVTVKDILLLRGAPTLKGSRTIPESGTWDEDAPSVARLREQGAVFLGKTTTPEFGWKGVTDSPLSGVTRNPYDPTRTAGGSSGGAAAAVALGAGPLALGTDGGGSVRIPAAFCGIFALKPTYGRVPLYPASAFGTLAHVGPMTRDAADAALLLDVIGVPDSRDWSALGPAAGPFTAALSGGVRGLRVAYSPSLGGQVAVQPGVAAAVRRAVERLAGLGAYVTETDPDFADPVDAFHTLWFSGAARVTQHLGPHQREVLDPGLRAICGLGARMSALDYLAAVDVRMELGRRMGRFHDSYDLLVTPALPITAFEAGTEVPKGSGHHRWTGWTPFTYPFNMTQQPAASVPVGTDADGLPVGLQIVAARHRDDLVLRAAHALYEAETAGIRPPAPVGVRSVTPG, from the coding sequence ATGCAGGACCTCACCGAACTGACCGCCATACAACTCGTGGAGGGCTACCGCAAGGGCGAGTTCAGCCCCGTGGAGGCGACCCGGGCGGCTCTGGACCGGGCCGAACGGATCCAGCCGGAGGTGAACGCGTTCGTGCGGCTGACCGGCGAGGAGGCCCTGGCGCAGGCCCGCGCCTCGGCCGACCGCTGGCGACGGGGGGAGCCGTCCGGGGCGGTGGACGGTGTCCCGGTCACGGTGAAGGACATCCTGCTGCTGCGCGGCGCCCCGACGCTGAAGGGCTCCAGGACGATCCCGGAGAGCGGCACCTGGGACGAGGACGCGCCGTCCGTCGCCCGGCTGCGCGAGCAGGGAGCGGTCTTCCTCGGCAAGACCACGACCCCCGAGTTCGGCTGGAAGGGGGTCACGGACTCGCCGCTGTCGGGCGTGACGCGCAATCCCTACGACCCGACGCGCACCGCGGGCGGTTCCAGCGGGGGCGCCGCGGCGGCCGTGGCCCTGGGCGCGGGGCCGCTCGCGCTCGGCACGGACGGCGGGGGCAGCGTCCGTATACCGGCCGCGTTCTGCGGGATCTTCGCCCTCAAGCCGACATACGGCCGCGTGCCGCTGTACCCGGCGAGCGCCTTCGGCACCCTCGCCCACGTGGGCCCGATGACCCGCGACGCGGCCGACGCGGCACTGCTCCTCGACGTCATCGGGGTGCCGGACTCCCGTGACTGGTCGGCACTGGGCCCGGCGGCCGGTCCGTTCACGGCGGCCCTGTCGGGCGGGGTGCGCGGGCTGCGGGTCGCGTACTCGCCGTCCCTCGGCGGCCAGGTGGCCGTACAGCCCGGGGTGGCCGCGGCGGTACGGCGGGCCGTGGAGCGCCTGGCCGGACTCGGCGCGTACGTCACCGAGACCGATCCCGACTTCGCCGACCCGGTGGACGCCTTCCACACCCTGTGGTTCAGCGGGGCGGCCCGGGTGACCCAGCATCTCGGGCCGCACCAGCGGGAGGTGCTGGACCCGGGGCTCCGGGCGATCTGCGGCCTGGGGGCGCGCATGAGTGCGCTCGACTACCTGGCCGCGGTCGACGTCCGGATGGAACTCGGGCGCCGGATGGGCCGCTTCCACGACTCCTACGACCTGTTGGTCACTCCGGCCCTTCCGATCACCGCGTTCGAGGCGGGCACGGAGGTCCCGAAGGGCTCGGGGCACCACCGGTGGACGGGCTGGACGCCCTTCACCTACCCCTTCAACATGACGCAGCAGCCCGCGGCGTCCGTCCCGGTGGGGACCGACGCCGACGGGCTGCCGGTGGGACTCCAGATCGTGGCGGCCCGGCACCGGGACGACCTGGTGCTACGGGCGGCTCACGCACTCTACGAGGCGGAAACGGCAGGCATCCGGCCACCCGCCCCGGTCGGCGTAAGGAGCGTCACGCCCGGCTGA
- a CDS encoding DUF3830 family protein produces MADRYIEVSLVKRGITATAKLLDDRAPITCAAVWDALPLAGDVYHAKYARNEIYALFPPFAESEPPLENPTVTPIPGDLCYFSFAGTELGTKSYGYDREVRAGTTVVDLALFYERNNLLLNADVGWVPGIVWGQVVDGLDALAEGCNDLWRAGALGESLRFSRA; encoded by the coding sequence ATGGCTGACCGCTACATCGAAGTCTCGCTGGTCAAGCGGGGAATCACCGCCACGGCAAAGCTCCTGGACGATCGGGCGCCGATCACCTGCGCGGCCGTATGGGATGCCCTCCCGCTCGCCGGTGACGTCTATCACGCGAAGTACGCACGCAACGAGATCTACGCCCTTTTCCCGCCTTTCGCAGAATCAGAACCACCCCTGGAAAATCCGACAGTTACTCCGATTCCCGGAGATCTCTGCTATTTCTCCTTCGCGGGCACCGAACTCGGCACCAAGTCCTACGGCTACGACCGCGAGGTCCGTGCCGGCACGACCGTCGTCGACCTGGCCCTGTTCTACGAACGCAACAACCTGCTCCTGAACGCCGACGTGGGCTGGGTGCCGGGGATCGTCTGGGGCCAGGTGGTGGACGGACTGGACGCCCTGGCCGAGGGCTGCAACGACCTCTGGCGCGCGGGCGCCCTCGGCGAGAGCCTGCGTTTCAGCCGGGCGTGA